One Peterkaempfera bronchialis DNA window includes the following coding sequences:
- a CDS encoding alpha-amylase family protein: protein MVASGLLLALTATGATVTSPAGAAAADPVFAAASGVVFPGTAPGPAHASLGRHGFTLSNAVLSATWSVAGSRVALASFSNAAAGNRLPVGPGELFTLTLADSTAITSSAMTVTSPPSLSRLAPRSDATRLAEREPGSAVTTAFHWAGGGRALDVVWTVELRDGANTVRQRFAITPVSGTFDVTAVRLIDLRLPGSRVLGGDDGSPVAVGGPGAETAFLGVENPLAKATVSGSAVAVSVPRSGALAPGRTYAYTASIGVSPPGQLRRSFAYYVERERAQSRRTFLHYQSWLDLKPPGLVIDGADLTSSIDLFGSELTRRGATVDTFWVDDGWDYLRAPRQADESRLDVWSFDPVQFPTGFAPQRAAAARYGASLSVWMSPFGGYGESATRRLRLNAAKPADQRYRTEGGTAFTLADPRYADRFRSVAFDMMDRQGVRGFKIDGIGGGLYRSGPDAAHLADYQALLDLTREMRDHRPDVWINATVGTWGSPYWLWYVDSVWRDGADASQAGTGSPQQRYVSYRDSQTYRNIAEQNPLFPIPAVSNHGIIFSDRTSQFSADHDLAKPEVRAAVSADIRSYFAQGLALQELYVRNTLVRPPVPGADWFWDTLAANARWARNNAALLADAHWVGGDAATGGIYGTAAWSSAAGASRGVLMLRNPSGVPQTFRVDPQAVFALPPGVGGGYRFTEKDGLHQGFDATRGRAAPVTLKPYEVAVFEAVPTG, encoded by the coding sequence ATGGTCGCGAGCGGACTGCTGCTGGCCCTGACCGCGACCGGCGCCACCGTCACCTCCCCCGCCGGCGCCGCCGCTGCGGACCCGGTCTTCGCCGCCGCCTCCGGGGTGGTCTTCCCCGGTACGGCCCCCGGCCCCGCGCACGCCTCGCTCGGCCGACACGGCTTCACCCTGTCGAACGCGGTCCTCTCCGCGACCTGGTCGGTGGCGGGCAGCAGAGTGGCCCTCGCCTCCTTCAGCAATGCGGCGGCGGGCAACCGCCTCCCGGTCGGGCCGGGTGAGCTCTTCACGCTCACCCTGGCCGACTCCACCGCCATCACCTCCTCCGCGATGACGGTCACCTCCCCGCCGTCGCTCTCCCGTCTGGCACCCCGCAGCGATGCGACCCGCCTGGCCGAACGCGAGCCGGGCAGCGCGGTGACCACCGCCTTCCACTGGGCCGGGGGCGGCAGAGCCCTCGATGTGGTCTGGACGGTCGAGCTTCGCGACGGCGCCAACACCGTCCGGCAGCGGTTCGCCATCACGCCGGTCTCCGGCACCTTCGACGTCACCGCCGTCCGGCTGATCGACCTGCGGCTGCCCGGCTCCCGGGTGCTCGGCGGCGACGACGGCAGCCCGGTCGCGGTCGGCGGCCCCGGCGCCGAGACCGCCTTCCTCGGGGTGGAGAACCCGCTGGCCAAGGCCACCGTCTCCGGCTCCGCCGTGGCCGTCTCGGTACCCCGCTCCGGTGCCCTGGCCCCGGGGAGGACCTATGCGTACACCGCCTCGATCGGCGTCTCACCGCCCGGCCAGCTGCGCCGCTCCTTCGCGTACTACGTGGAACGGGAGCGCGCGCAGAGCCGCCGCACCTTTCTGCACTACCAGAGCTGGCTGGACCTCAAGCCCCCGGGCCTGGTGATCGACGGCGCCGACCTCACCTCCTCGATCGACCTCTTCGGCTCCGAGCTGACCCGGCGCGGCGCCACGGTCGACACCTTCTGGGTGGACGACGGCTGGGACTACCTGCGGGCGCCCCGGCAGGCCGACGAGTCCCGGCTGGACGTCTGGTCGTTCGACCCGGTTCAGTTCCCCACCGGGTTCGCACCGCAGCGGGCCGCCGCCGCGCGCTACGGCGCCTCGCTCTCGGTCTGGATGTCCCCCTTCGGCGGCTACGGCGAGAGCGCCACCCGCCGCCTGCGGCTCAACGCGGCCAAGCCCGCCGACCAGCGCTACCGGACCGAAGGCGGCACCGCGTTCACCCTCGCGGACCCCCGCTACGCCGACCGCTTCCGCTCCGTGGCCTTCGACATGATGGACCGTCAGGGAGTCCGGGGCTTCAAGATCGACGGCATCGGCGGCGGCCTCTACCGGAGCGGCCCCGACGCCGCCCACCTCGCCGACTACCAGGCACTGCTCGACCTGACCCGGGAGATGCGCGACCACCGCCCGGACGTGTGGATCAACGCCACCGTCGGCACCTGGGGCTCGCCCTACTGGCTCTGGTATGTGGACTCGGTCTGGCGGGACGGCGCCGACGCCTCGCAGGCGGGCACCGGCTCCCCGCAGCAGCGCTACGTCAGCTACCGGGACTCCCAGACCTACCGCAACATCGCCGAGCAGAACCCGCTCTTCCCGATCCCCGCAGTGTCCAACCACGGCATCATCTTCTCCGACCGGACCTCGCAGTTCAGCGCCGACCACGACCTCGCCAAGCCCGAGGTGCGCGCGGCGGTCTCGGCCGACATCCGCTCCTACTTCGCCCAGGGCCTCGCCCTCCAGGAGCTCTACGTCCGCAACACCCTGGTACGGCCGCCGGTCCCCGGCGCCGACTGGTTCTGGGACACCCTCGCCGCCAACGCCCGATGGGCCCGGAACAACGCGGCGCTGCTCGCCGACGCGCACTGGGTCGGCGGGGACGCCGCCACCGGCGGGATCTACGGCACGGCGGCCTGGAGTTCGGCGGCGGGCGCCTCCCGGGGGGTGCTGATGCTACGCAACCCCTCCGGGGTGCCGCAGACCTTCCGGGTCGACCCGCAGGCCGTCTTCGCACTGCCGCCCGGCGTCGGCGGCGGC